In Lycium ferocissimum isolate CSIRO_LF1 chromosome 3, AGI_CSIRO_Lferr_CH_V1, whole genome shotgun sequence, the genomic window AAGATTGTATACgaattgagaaagttttgatgattttcacAACCTATGGGGTTTTATGATTATGAgtaaaatacaacttaagaaatctaaATTGCATGACCaaacaaaacttcaatttcaaatcatcttgatttcaaatcactaatttcatatcataatttcaaattataTCCAAACGGGACCCAAAGATAGAGATTTAAACATAGAGAAACTCAATAAGACACGTGTGACTTAGTTCAGAATCTTGAAACACATCGTCGAATTATTTCCTTGAAGATATATTAGAaatattcttgtttttttttgtattttaagttTAAGTAATCATATGCAGAATTTCTATGGCCAAATCCATCGACAATTCCTTGTGGTCGTCAAGATTTTTCACTTAAATATCTTAATTAAATCATGTTTCATTTACACACTTAAAGTAGGTTCTGACTGTGCCATTTAGATACTTTTCACTGACTAGTATAACACAAAAAACTAACGTTCCTTGAAGTTCTAAAATATGctatacaagaaactacactgGACACTAAAAGATGTAAACTATAGAAATTACACCTTAAAAGGCTGCACCCCACtctagaaataaatgaaaatagcagaaactataaaaattatacttctaaatgtgagttcccgctaatttccttttttcctttgtttccaTCAAACCAAACAGAAAACTTCAATAATATTTGACGGAGACTAAACTATTAAGTTTTTGACAATCTCAAAAGAGTCAAAACTGTTGAGTGCATatttaagggactattttaaacCTTACCTCAGACAtgagggactattttgaacatACCTCAATCCTTTCATTTACTTTCTTTTCCTTACCCCCTatttggatggtggtttcccgtggttcattaatatatgattttctatgaaaccatgttttgtttctaattttgttcttaaaattatatggtatggtgttgtaaacccgTAGTTGATCCCAtagttatataaccatgaaaagtctcaatttttgtaaccacggatttggtgattttttcgtggttacgtatttcatttctccattataccccaccatccaccccaccccaccccacactACCACTCACCTCCACCCCACCCCTGCCCCACCCTCCACCCTACCCCACCCCTGCCACTCACCCCCATCCACACCCACcccaaccacacacacacacacacacacacacccacccCTACCACCCCAACCACCACCTATTACCCCTTACCATCGCCCAACCCTACCCCACAacaactcacccccaccctacccctcaccctcatcccacaaccacccatcTCACACCACgtacccctccaccacccccacccaatCCCACTCCCATAACCACttacccccaccctcatcccataaccacccacccctccaccacccccacccaatacctacttattttttaaagttcctattttattctttacctgagttttattaatatatataaactaatttttaattaagagttaagggtattttagtaaacttacaagttattatacagtaCCATATAGttaaaccaaacaatacaaatgttattaaaccacaacaaacgatacaTTCTATCCAAACATTCTGTTCATTAATACAGTCTAATACAATACAACATCATACTGTACCATACCATACTGTagattaatgaaccacgggaaacaaccatccaaatagGAGTCCGCGACTTAAGTGACACAAAAAAGATCAATTTGCGAGGTTTTGGGCCGATACAATAATAACTGCGTACTTATCTCATGATGTGAGATAAAAATTAGGAATTAACTTATGTAATAGAGTCGATCCACTAAAGTCTTGAGCAGCGATGTAGGATCAGATCCaatttggaaccaaaataacacaaaaaaaagaagttacaaAAGTAGGTTTCATGCACAGATACCAAACTGTAACTTTTTGGgattggtcctttcacgcacagattctctGCATGAAAGAGGCTaggctactttttttttttttttttttgtaagctatcaaaatcaagttttttccatactttgggcaaagattagtcgtgtttcaaaaccccgaaatatcaatattttatatagaacttaatatatttttttgcgtacaataacgtcggctcattacatcaagtatacctaaatgtttggatcgtcgttttaggggttgtaaagtgccccgaaataatttttgtttgtttgaaaccttgtcatctttagatttaagtgtcatattttatacggctttgatttaagtgttttattatttaatcaagtcgaatgtacaaataaaaatattatattaaaaaataattcatccaacacgagaggttcaaaataattcattgcATTAACTAATACATCATttttacaataacaaaatatttaaaataaaacttcaagtACGAGAGGCTCTTTTACTCCGAAATGTTCTGCCACCACGAGACATACCTGCACCACCACGGCCTTGTTTCCCACACGAGATGCCAAAAAATGAGAGGCCAAAAAACGTGTTGCCCATACATATGAGGTATATACATTGAAAATAATCCAAATAGAGGGAGGCAAATTTGCATTTTTATGATTGCTAATGGAAACAAATGTTGAATTGTATTTACAGTGGGAcgaaaaaaattgatatattcCCAAGTTAAATGTTAAATTTGAGTAGCTCTAAACCCTTAACGTTGTGGcatgaccttaattaatttatgtATCATAGAAGAtttgacataaataaaaaataagaataggAGTATAGGCagaaaactagttgtaaattgttaaaactttaaatggtcataactttgcgctcggatgtccgatttacgcgattttttttcTACTCAGGGTATTTTTTCGAGTTTGGCTAGGCCGATTTTCCAAAAAACGCCcattatcccattcaatttgaattttcccccaaattggtgCACGATTTTCATTCTTGCTTGGTGAAAATTTGATGATAAAAAGTAGATTTCAAGATCAAAATCCCGTGGTgatgatgttttgaatgtcaatttcgaggttcgaaattcaatttatgaaaacgagttagatagcattagtgaaCATAATAAAAAATAGTCTACTTTGTTGCTTTCACCAATTTGGCTTGGTAGTTTAGCCTCTCTTTTTTACTTGCTTCTTTTTTATGCCAACAACATTAGATCAAACCTTGGTGGGAGCATTGGATGAGATATATTATACCTTGgttgaacctctcgtattggatgaattatttttaaatctaatatttttatttgtacattCGACTTggctaaataataaaacacttaaatcaaaaccctataaaatatgacacttagatctaaagatgacaagtttccaaacaaacaaaacttacttaaGGGCATTACAACcgctaaaacgacgatccaaatgtttaggtatacttgatgtaatgagccgacgttattgtacgcaaaaaattatatattaagttctatataaaatattgatattttggggttttaaaatACGACTAATCTTTacccaaagtatgaaaaaaacgtgattttgatagcttttaaaaaaaaaagtagcctAGCatctttcacgcacagaatctgtgtgTGAAAGGACCAAATTCAAATAGTTACGGTTTGGTCCTTCAGTGCGTGAAACTTACTTttataacttctttttttttgtgttattttagtttcaattttttttttttttggtgtcaCTTAAGTCGCGGACTCTCCAAACATAGGGTTAGTAACAGACCAAAGGCCAAGGGAACACTCAAAAGGCTAggcaaaacaaagaaaaaataacCCAATTCTGAATTAGAGCAGTATTGGAGAGATGGAAACAGGGAAAGTAATAGTGGAGAAAGTAAGAGGAAAATCAACAGTTACAAAGTGCTTCTCAAAGTATCCCCTCAAATTCATCATCCCCAGAAAGGTCAGCTTATCAATCATTTCCCCAGTTTGTCACCTAGCATAGCTCAATATGCACTAAAGTTATAATCTTGATTTGTTTATCTCATTTTAATAGGTGGGTTCTTCTGAAAGTGAAGCTGTTTGGATTTACACAATCACTTATGGTGGAGGAATTGTCTCTGTAGGTCATCTGCCCTCCAGAACCCAAAATTGTAAATTTGTTTTAGAAAGGCTTAATACATAGACAGCCCCTTAAATTTCCCAACaaattccatttagacacttgaaCTGAGGCTTGTTCCAATTGAATGTTGGAATCGAAATAACACGACGTCATGTAGAAGTTAATAATTGCAAGATAAATCAGACAACAAATAGAACTATACTTAAATAAGCATAATATTCTTCCATAGTTTGGTCAATTGACCTAcgtatgaaaaactaatataaaacaCTATAAAAATTGTAGAGAAAAATCTCCCTCTGAATAAAACTCTTGACCCCAAAAGACTATATTGTGGATACTATTGTGTTTTGTGTGAAAGAGACGaatcttcaatttatagaagtTCGAAACTTTTCCTCCAGGAAAGGATTATTCAAATATGGAACAGATTTTTTCCACCAAGGAAACCTTTTccatcaagatttttttttgaaataaaacataattatgGTAGAATCCAAACAAGATAGGAAAATTCAGGGAAAACCTGACATTGAGCACATAATAAATTGTTCCTATTACACACTTTCAcctcaatttatttttttaaaacttcagTGCGTGTTCTCAATCGTCGATTACATAAATAAGTTAAACACTTAAATATGTCACCTCCTTTAACTATATGCATTTGCCTCAATAAGCCGCAAAACCTCAGTCATATTCCAATTGAGGCTGATGTGTATATTTAAAggagatgacatattttatgtggttaGCGTAACTACCTAATAGACGCTTAAGTGTCTATAAAAACACTTTATTATGTGTTCAGGTGCTCAGTTGGAACAAACCCTAGTTCGAGTATCTAAATGGAATTCGTTGGCAAGTTCAAGGGGCTACTATGTATTAAGCCTTAAGGAAATTGTGGCTGCAAACAGATTTTTTCCCCCTAGAGTTATGCTGATTCGCATTATGGGTTTTATTCATTCAATGTCTATATTTGATTAAAGCTAATTCAATGTGGGTATATGTTTGCTTCCAGGGAGATTCTATAGCATGTGATATTATAGTGGGAGATGGTTGCACCACTGTTTTGACCACTCAAGCTTCTACCAAGGTTATAGTTCTTTGGATTTTTATTATTTACAAATAGATAAGTTCATATCTGTGTGGCCTTTTTAGCTTGTTTCATGTTTTATAGTACAGTAAAATTTCCATTGCAGGTCTATAAAGCTGTGGAATCAAAGTGTTCTGAACAAGTGTTGGAGGTAATGCCATTCTAAGACAATTAAATTATTCTTCTGTGTGTTTATTTAGGTGTATAACTTCTTAATGCATTTGGATAAATCCCAAAAATATGGTACTTGCATAAGGCTGCAAATTCTAAAAGCCATTGCATGcatccaaaaaaagaaaaaataggttTTAGTCAGCATGTTATTTCATTGAATTTGATGACgcagaaaaagcaaaagaaccCTATATTTTAGGGAGATAGTCGTAGgacaagaaggaaaaggaagaaagggaaattgagaACCTGAAATCAGTGTCAAAATGGTTGAGGTGAAAGTTATGTGTGAATGGAGTCCTTGTTTCTCAGTGTTTGCATTAGTTAATATAGGGAGCTAGCAATCAAATACGATGGGTAGAGTTATGAGCTAACTTTGTCAATATCAGTTCCAAAGAATTTACATTTCAAAAATGTAATAATTGGTAAACAGATGATGAGGTTTGTTGGAGAACATGTAGTAAGTTCTAAAGAGCATATCATTATCTTCGTTTTCTTATTTGTTATTTTGGTTCCTTTTAAGTATCTCATTTGATCCCTAGCTAGCCATCTTAGTAAAAGTGGCTGTTTATGCCATGCAGTAGGCAAGAATAGGAAGCAATGCCTTTTTGGCTGTAATTCCAGATCCAGTGACCTGTTTCTCCACCGCAAAATATTCTCAGAGGCAAGTGTTCAAAGTTATGTCAGACTCAAGTTTGCTTATTGTCGATTGGATAACTAGTGGCCGTCATGAAAGAGGAGAAAAATGGGATTTTGATCTTTATAAGAGCACGAATCACATCTTTCATGATGGTGATGAACCTTTATTCCTTGATACAGTAAGTTTCTTCCTTTTATCAGtctgtattttttatttaatgtgtAGAAAATACTATATATTCCTTATAAAGTATAACTTTATCAGTTGTTTCAATCTACTATTTCCATAGCTAGAAACATAGATAGTCACATCAGTAGGAGTTTCCCTTTTTAGATAACTGGAATAAACTTCGTGGTTTTTGCCTTTAACCTGTCCATCACTTCTTTTATTGCCTGTATTTCATGTTagagttttatttatttttccccTTCAATCTTGGCTCTATCTTACGTAACCTGCTATGTATAGCGATCTTAGCATCATCTAAATTAAGAGTGTCAACAAGGACTGGATATTCCTTGCAGATGGCCCCTGGATGGTTGTAACCCTGCACAATCTGATATGTCGAGTACTGACATAACAAGGAATCAAAAGCAAAAGAACATGGTATCATGATTTGTTAACAGGAAAGccttaaagaagaagaaaaaaaaaaaaaaaaaaaaaaagaagcagcTAAACGTTTTCAACAATGGTATAAGAAAAAACTTACAAAGAATAATTCTCTCCCTTGTGCTATGCTTTCTCAGAGAGACTTACAAAATCGTTTCCAAATTGCTCGCAGAGAGACTTAAGGCAGGTATTAGCAAGTTGGTCTCTCCTAATCAAAATGCTTTCATGAAAGGAAGACAAATAGCTGATGCTTCCCTGGTAGCAAATGAGAGTCTAGATAATCTGTttaggagaaagaaaaaaggtgtGGCTTGCAAGCTTGATTTAGAGAAGGCTTACTGTATTTGTTGAAGTTGATGAATTTTGGTGAGAAATGGACAGATTGGATAAGATTTTTCATCTCGACAGTGAAGTTTTCCATTTTAATCAATGGTAACCCTCAAGGTTTCAGCTCGCAAAGAGGAATCAGACAGGGGATCCTCTCTCACCTTATCTTTTTGTTTTGGTAATGGAAATCCTCAGCAACATGTTGAGGAAGGCAGAATCTCTAGGTTGGATGAGGGGGCTCAAAATCGGCAGAAATGACCAGGAGGGTATGATAATAATACATTGTATGCTGATTATTCTCTCTTGTTTTGTGAAGCTGATAGAGATCATATTCTACATTTGAGAGGGGTTCTGCTTTGTTTTGAGGCAATCACTGGGCTAAGAGTTAACCTGGCTAAAAGTAGCATGTTTAGCATAAATGTTGATGAGAATATAGAAGAGCTGGTAGACATTCTGGGTTGTAAAGTAGAGAAGTTTCCTACTGTCTATTTGGGGCTGCCTTTAGGGGCAAAAAGAAAGGACAATAGCATTTGGCAAGGGGTCATTGATAGGTGCAAGAATAAGCTCACTCCATGGAAAAAACAATACCTATCTTTTGGGGGCAGGCTGATTCTTATTAACAGTGTCTTGGATGAGATTCCTACATACACTATATCTTTTGTTCAGTATGCCTACAACAGTTGAAAGGAAATTAGACTCTATAGGAGAAACTTTCTGTGGGATGGAAACTCAAACAGAAAAAAGACTCATCTGATCAAGTGGCAAATGGTTATTAAAGAGAAGAAGGATGGTGAACTGGGGGTAAGGAATCTGAAAATACATAATAAGAGTTTACTTTTTAAATGGCTCTGGAGATATAGTAAGGGAGGTGATGAGACTTGGCAGCAAGTTTTGGATGCTATATATGGTGCAAAGGTAGGGTGGAAACAAAATCCTTCACAATTGAAAAGTTGTGGGGGAATCTGGAAGATGATTAGTAGTTGGTGGGATGAATTTCTACAGTTCACTATATCGGAAGTGGGAAATGGTAGGCGGATTAAATTTTGGATGGACACATGGTGTGGAAATGAGAGCTTCAAGAGCAGGTTTCCAGACTTGTTCAACTGTGCTTTGAATAAAGAGGGTTATATTGTAGAATTTAATTCAGCAACTGGATGGAGTGTTACTTTTAGAAGAAATCTAAATGATTGGGAAATAGACAGTTTTTGCCAACTACTTCAACAATTGAACTCATGCTCAATAGAACAAGACAGAGCAGACAGGCTAGTTTGGGTCAACATCAATGATAAGGTATTCTCAGTCAATAACTGCTACAAAATGTTGTTGCAACAGTTTAGTCAAGGAATCCCTAACtggccatggaagatgatttgGAAAACCAAAGCACCTACGAAAGCAGCTTTTTTTGGTTGGTTAGCAGCTAGGGATGCTTGCCAAACACAGTACAAGTTACAAAGGAGAGTTTTTTCCTTGTGTCGTAGATGCTATTTCTGCAATTCAGAGGAGGAAACAGTTGAACATCTTTTCTTGCATTGCAGATTTTCAAGTCAATGTTGGGAACTTTTCTTTAGCATAATGGGCATATCTTTGGTGTTACCAGAGAAAATTAGTAGCCTGTTGGAAGTGTGGCAATCTCAGGAGGTTAAAAAGAGCTTAAAACCAATATGGAGAACTATTCCCAATTGCATAATGTGGACCTTATGGCTGGAAAGAAACAAGGCATGCTTTGATGGAAAGAAGTTACAGATTTCTAGAGTACAAAACAAATGCATTTAAAAATCTGTACTTTTGGTGTAATAGCAGTACTATAGATAGCATGGAGAAGTATTTGAACTTTTTACACTTGCTAGGAGATAATATGTAATATGGATTAAAGAGTTTGCTGCTAGGTCCTGTACTTTTTTTCCGTACCAACTTGGTACTTTCTTAATAAAATctttacttatcaaaaaaaaaaaaaaaaaaagaagctcctattcttctCTTACTGGTGTTGTAGATAACATTGCTTGGAGATTTTCAATGGTTCCATTGAGCTTCTTGTAGTTTTTCCTAATTTTGCCTCATAATGCCTTTTGCTAAATGATATATCATATCTCTTCTCCATTTTCCAACTAAGCTCTACTAGATTTAGCCCAAAAATGTGTTATATCAACCCCAACATCTCCACCCTAGACACTTCCCTGCCTTTTAGCTGGAACCCTGATGTCTGTTCTCTACGCTTGTCGCTCTACTAGATTTATTCCATAAATGTGTTATATTATACCTCAATAACACGGAACCAACCTTTCATTTTGAGCATGACTCATGATGTTCCCATTCCATCTCCATAAGGGTCTTAGCCTAAGTTGTTTGGACTCGGGTGCAGGTATCCTATACGGGTGCGGATCTAAAGGTCagttttttcatcatataaatTTTAGGATTTCAGTGTATGGATCCAAGTCGGGATACGGGTGTTGGGATACGACCAATAAATGTATATTACGACATATAGAGTATATGTCTCGATTAATTAAAGCTATTGAactcaaactaataaaagttaTTATTTTAAACACCTATATTTCATTCATAAGATATCTCGTGTAATAGCAAAACATTCTCTTACTTTATATAGCTCCCCAAATTTAAACCAAATACCCAATCAATCTATACTTCTCGGTCACAGATGTAGTCAAAGTACCTAAATTCAGTTTACCAAATCCGGTGTGcatcccacacccacacccacacccacacccacaccacacccacacccatgtTGTCTCGACACGGGTGTGGCAAGGATTTTGTAGAGTACGAGCAACATAGATCTTAGCCACTAATgaatatcacttagtccattgCATATCCATGAGTGCTCCTTTTACCAATAGGCAATCTCCGTCACACTGATCTTCTATTTCAACTTAGATATTTAGAGCGACTCATCTGAACATCATGTTTTTTTCATGTCATGCTTCAGCCTTTAACCGTTTTACTTTTAATCAGATATTGTTAGAACAAGGAACAGATGCAGGTCTTGCTGAGCGTATGCAAGACTATCAAGTGATCGCGATGGTGATATTATTGGGGTATGTATAGGTTACTCACCTGGTACTTAAAGTATTCTTCACTCCCCCATTGTCATTCTTTTTCTCATTCCTTGTGTAATTTTTACCTTTTAAGCTAGCATTCATCTGTTTTGCGAAAAAGGAGGTTGCTCTAACCTATGAATCTTTCTTACTTGTTTGCAGGCCAAAGTTGAAGCATGTCCAAAACCAAATCCAGGAAGATGTAAagaaaataatgtctcaaagtTTACACATGATTACAATTGGTTCAAGACAGTACACTAGTAGACATAATGATCATCACTTGACCAAACCAAGTTTCCTTGCTTCGTGCAGCGTATTTGGTCCAAAGGTATCATACATCAACACCTACTCCATATCTGTAGTTGCCTTGCTGGGGCAGGACCTGTGCATTTCACGCTAGTGTTTGAGCACATCAATTACTCCATCCGTCCCAACTTATGTGGCACCGTTTGACCAGGCACAAAGTTTTAAAAGAAAGGAACACTtctgaaatttgtggtctaaaacaaaccttaggcatttgtgtggttgtaaatcatttaaTTAATGGTAAAAGgggaattttaaagttaagttgtttctaattatagaaaggtgacattcttttatggacagactaaaaaggaaagtgtgtcacataaattgggacggagggagtaggtCTTTCTGCAAATAAGACTAATCATTGCTCTCAATACACCACTCCTATAAATTTGAGACAGTTATCTATTCAATCTGTTAATTGCTTTAACAACCAAGTCAACCCCAAAATATTTCAACTCGGATCGTGCATGTGTTGCTTTCATTATCATTTGATTTATTTTGTAGTTTTCttgtcctctttttttttttttttccccccttcaCTTATTGGCCCCCTCTCCATGTTGGTCTTTCAAGACTTCAAAAATATCTGACCCATAATGCTTTAGTTGCTATTCCCTCTGTTTGACACATCTACTATTTGGAGAGTCAAAGAGGTTCTTCTTtgaccacaacaacaacaacaacatacccagtataatcctaCCAGGTGTGGTCTGGGAAgtgtagagtgtacgcagaccttatccctaccttgtAAAGGTAGAGAGGCTGGTTCCGACAGACCCTCGGCAGGTTCTTTGACCAcgtttttctttaatattttttcaatattttgcACACTATAGCTTACCGAAgacatgaccctagataggaGAATATGGAGgcgaggattagggtagaagatTAGTAGGTAGTCGAggtatcattattattactctcCTAAATTTTTATTCTTTGATTTTATTGTTTCCTCATGTTTCCTTTGCTTCGGTTGCAGTATTATTTGTTGTTGCTACTGACTACTCTTCTCTTcgtctttattttttgcatgaCTTCTTCACCACTGTATTTCCTTTGTATACTTGATTTTGATCTGCTTTACTTGAGCTAAGGGTATCATCAGAAACTGCCTCTCTACCTTCCCAAGGTAGGGTTAAGGCTGCGTACACACCACCCTCCTCAGACCCTaatgggattacactgggtatgttgttgtagtatttttttcaatatttgactTACTATTTTGAtgtatagtactttttatgctGTTTCCAAATAGACAAATTTTATTTCCAAAAACTATCCAGACATAGATTCACATAAAAATTAAGTACTTCTACCTTTGTACTCCGAACCATGCCAGACAAGGTGGAACAGAGGGAGTTTTCCACTAACTCCCAATTTTGCTGTTACGGGCTGTATACTGTTTTAATCGCAGAAATATGATATCGGTAACAGTACCATCACCATAATTTTATCTCTGTTAGACATCCTGTTTTGGACCTTTTGTTTACcacattttatttcttttcatacCGTGGCATTTGATAAAGGTATTGCTTACTACCATCAAGAAATAAATACTTTGCAGAACGGTACTGTATCTGAACTTGCTCTTCTCATGCTATTAATTGTTGTTGAAAATAAAAACTGTGAACCGTTTTGAAGTGCAAACCAGAACTCACTTCCATGTTATTCTTCATAAGGGATTTTTCTTGCAGGGAATTGGTGTTGTTACTCGAATAGCTGCCATGACAACTGAATCAGTCTACAATTTTCTGCAACATCAGTTGTCCAGTATGGAGCCACTACTTGGTGTCTGTCCATATTCTTAAGCAAGTCAATAAGCATTTTCCTGTTCACTCAAATGCCATTCAAGTATGATCCTGTCCATTTGGTCAATACCCATTTGCCCATTTTGTTTGTAATCCTCGTATCTGGagaaagttgtttttttttccgaatGGAGAAAGTTAATTCAATTCTAGTTCTGCATCTGAATTGAGAACCAGCATTACTGTTTGTGTCTTGTTTTTGTACCATTTGCATAATAGGCCAGCATGGAAATAATGGAAGATCTTTTGTTTGGAACTAGTTGAAAGGAACTTGTTCACTAGAATTTTTCTCAAAGTGCAAAAACAAATTATTTGGAACTAAATCCAGgagaatacttttttttttccttgagtTGGTTGCTCAATATCATTGTACTTTTCTATTAGTTCCTTTTGTTTCACTGAGCTTTGACGTGTATTAAGAGTGTCTATTTTCACTAACATGATCATC contains:
- the LOC132050166 gene encoding urease accessory protein D isoform X2; the protein is METGKVIVEKVRGKSTVTKCFSKYPLKFIIPRKVGSSESEAVWIYTITYGGGIVSGDSIACDIIVGDGCTTVLTTQASTKVYKAVESKCSEQVLEARIGSNAFLAVIPDPVTCFSTAKYSQRQVFKVMSDSSLLIVDWITSGRHERGEKWDFDLYKSTNHIFHDGDEPLFLDTILLEQGTDAGLAERMQDYQVIAMVILLGPKLKHVQNQIQEDVKKIMSQSLHMITIGSRQYTSRHNDHHLTKPSFLASCSVFGPKSKRFFFDHNNNNNIPSIILPGVVWEV
- the LOC132050166 gene encoding urease accessory protein D isoform X1, translated to METGKVIVEKVRGKSTVTKCFSKYPLKFIIPRKVGSSESEAVWIYTITYGGGIVSGDSIACDIIVGDGCTTVLTTQASTKVYKAVESKCSEQVLEARIGSNAFLAVIPDPVTCFSTAKYSQRQVFKVMSDSSLLIVDWITSGRHERGEKWDFDLYKSTNHIFHDGDEPLFLDTILLEQGTDAGLAERMQDYQVIAMVILLGPKLKHVQNQIQEDVKKIMSQSLHMITIGSRQYTSRHNDHHLTKPSFLASCSVFGPKGIGVVTRIAAMTTESVYNFLQHQLSSMEPLLGVCPYS
- the LOC132050166 gene encoding urease accessory protein D isoform X3; the encoded protein is METGKVIVEKVRGKSTVTKCFSKYPLKFIIPRKVGSSESEAVWIYTITYGGGIVSGDSIACDIIVGDGCTTVLTTQASTKVYKAVESKCSEQVLERQVFKVMSDSSLLIVDWITSGRHERGEKWDFDLYKSTNHIFHDGDEPLFLDTILLEQGTDAGLAERMQDYQVIAMVILLGPKLKHVQNQIQEDVKKIMSQSLHMITIGSRQYTSRHNDHHLTKPSFLASCSVFGPKGIGVVTRIAAMTTESVYNFLQHQLSSMEPLLGVCPYS